The Lutra lutra chromosome 7, mLutLut1.2, whole genome shotgun sequence genome segment tttgtctttctctgactgtcttTCTAATGAATAGAAGTTCTTACTTTTAATGCATCTAATTTATTAATCAAGTTTCTTTATAGCTaattctttttgcttattttaaagttatgaaagtattctactttattttttagaagtgttAATATCttactttcaaatttaaaatctgCAATTATCCTAGTCATAATTTCTTTGTATGGAGTGACATATATAGGTTAGATTTCATTTTTCCACTTGAAAGTCCATTGacctagacattttttttttgtaaaacctGTATTCTACACCTGCTGTGTAGTcctatttttatcataaattaagtggccatatatatatacatgggttggtttctggattctctatttaatttcatctgtccttttatagttttttttaaaggttttatttttatttgggagggagtgtgaatgagagagagcatgagttggggaggagcagaaggagatggagattGATGTGGGTctggatcctggaactccaggattatgacctgagctgaacgcaggtgcttaaccaactgatccacccaggcacactTCATCTGTctcaattatttaattaatttaaaaatttgaattcaactagccaacatgtagtaagtacatcattagcttcagaggtagagttcagtaactcatcagttgcatacaacacccagtgctcatcccatcacacaccctccttaatgcccattaccctaTTACCCATTCCCCTCCACCAACCTCTCCaacaaccctcggtttgtttcctacagataagagtctctcatggtttttctccctctctgatgattcccattcattttttgctcacttcccctatgatcctctgcactgtttcttatattccacatatgagtgaaaccatgtgatagttgtttttctctgatttcgctcagcataatacccttcagtTCCATCTACATCGAtataaatggtaagtattcatcctttcagatggctgagtaatattccattgtgtgtgtatgtatatacacattttatattttatataaatttaatatatctaaatattttaaattaagccaattatcaatgaaaaatgaaatcaatgaaaaacCCTCTGAcacaaaattttttgaaaatatattcttttgaaatttctATATTTAGTCATGACAGTAAAATAATTCTATCAAATTACGGCACTAAAAGGGCAATGCAACTCCCATTGAAAGTGTTCTaagatggaggcataatactccatagtgtatatggaccacatcttccttatccatttgtccgttgaagggcatcttggttctttccacagtttggcgaccatggccattgctgctataaacattgggctacagatggcccttcttttcactacatctgtatctttggggtaaatacccagtagtgcaatggcagggtcatagggaagctctatttttaatttcttgaggaatctccacacggtTCTCCaacgtggctgcaccaacttgcattcccaccaacagtgtaagagggttcccctttctccacatcccctccaacacatgttgtttcctgtcttgctaattttggccattctaactggtgtaaggtgatatctcaatgtggttttaatttgaatctccctgatggctagtgatgatgaacgttttttcatgtgtctgatagccatttgtatgtcttcattggagaagtgtcatggggagttaggagaaggcagttgggggaaattggaaggggaggtgaacagtgagagactatggactctgaaaaacaatctgaagggtttgaagaggtggggggggtgggaggttgggggaaccaggtggtgggtattagagagggcacggactgcatggagcactgggtgtggtacaaaaacaatgaatactgttatgctgaaaataaattaaaaaaaaagattaataaaaaagactcagtgaaacttaaaaaaaaccacaaaaaacaaaaaacactgttcttttgttttagggAGACAACTTTGAAGGCCTGAGACTCACTTGCCTAAATCTCTCCCAAAATATCTCTTTTCCTGGATGAAGCACATTTAATAGCTTTTGCACttatataaagattttctttttatcattttaagttgCATACCACATAGGACATTTGCTCTTTGTTTTATTATGAGGCATATACACTGTGCTAGAAAATTATATACAATTAAAATCACTATTTCAGAAAACCTAAGAAAAAATTgtcaaatatgataaaatatagaaaaattattaatggCACTATGAGTCCCTCTAAATCAAATTGTTATTAATCTTTGttgcattttcccattttttttccccattcctaATTTATTTCTAATCATACCATAGCATTTTTTTGCatgtctttataaaaaattttaaaaattggtttatttttattttattatagttgaCACActgtgttacattagtttcaggtgtgtaacatagtgattcagtgaCTCTATACATTATGATGTGCTTACCACAAGTGTACCTACCATCAGTTACCATACAACACTATTGCAATTCTATTGGCTTTATTCTCTATGATGTAACTTTTATtcttgtgacttattcattccataattggaaacctgtatctcccacttcccttcatccACTTTGCATGTCCACTTACTGCTTTTTCCTTTGgcaagtggaattactgggttctttggtatttgtatttttaaattttttgaggaacctccatactcttttccacagtggctgtatcaaTTACATTTCCTACCAAtggtgcacaagggttctttcttccccctcatctttgccaacacttgttatttcttgtctattTGATTTTTACATCACtgtgacagatgtgaggtgacatatctcatcatagttttgattttcgtttccctgatgatgagtgatggtgaCATCTTTTCACgtatcttttggccatttgtatgtcttctttggaaaaatatctattcaggtcctctgcccattttatttttaatcattttttaaatttattttcagcataacagtattcattgtttttgtaccacacccagggctccatgcagtccgtgccctttctaatacccaccacctggttccctcaacctcccaccccgctacctcttcaaacccttcagattgtttttcagagtccatagcctctgcccattttaaaaatcagattggtTGTGTATGTTGAATTctttaagttctttatgtattttggatattaaccccttactggatatatcattcaaaaatatcttctctcattcactaggttgccttttCCCCTTgctgatggcttcctttgctgtgtgtAAGTTTTTTATGTTGgtatttgcctttgtttcccttgcctgtgggGGACCTATCTAGAAGATATGTTGCTAGGGCTGACatcaaagaaattattgcctatgttttcttctaggagttttatggcttcaggtctcacatttatgtctttaatccatctcgagtatttttgtgtatggtgtaagaaagtagtccagtttcattcttttgcatgtggctgtccagttttcccaacatgatTTGTTGAAGAGTAGCCAcagtgtcttctttctttctttctttttttttttaatactatccTATTTCTATCCTCAGACTCATACACACTATCATTGCTGCATGGTTAGTATTAATTCTAAtactaaaaaggagaaaatcccTTTAAAATcataaagcacttaaaatatgaatcattagaaaaattaaaaatatgaatcattatttttcattaagttttttccAAGTAATCTTGTTTCCTGGTCTCATCTCTGTTTCAGtacatttattcttttgtattgAGTGGTACTGGGGTAGTACGATAAGGAATACGATAAGTTATAAGAACCTATAACAACCCAAAAAGTaaacaatgggggaaaaaaaacctattttcaCAAAATCCTATTTAAGAATTAGATTTGCTGGAGTATCCAGACTGGGAGTCAACACGGCAGCAGTGTTTAGGCGTAGCTGCAGGGTCCTAAAAAGTGTTTCTCGTTTTGACTGGAGATCACAACATACAAAAGCTGCCCTACAGCATGAACCAAAGTTGGGATTTAATTTTGAGCTcactgaacagcaaaaagagtTTCAAACTACTGCTCGTAAATTTGCCAGGGAAGAAATAATCCCAGTTGCTGCAGAATATGATAAAAGTGGCGAGTACCCTGTCCCCCTAATTAAAAGAGCGTGGGAACTTGGCTTAATGAATACACACATTCCAGAGAGTTGTGGAGGTCTTGGACTTGGAATTTTTGATGCTTGTTTAATTACTGAAGAATTGGCTTATGGATGCACAGGGTTCAGACTGCTATTGAAGCAAATTCTTTGGGGCAAATGCCTCTTTTTATTGCTGGAAATGACCAACAACAAAAGAAGTATTtggggaggctggctgaggaGCCACTGATGTGTGCTCACTGCATAACAGAACCTGTAGCTGGCTCTGATGTAGCTGGTATAAAaaccaaagcagaaaggaaaggagatgaaTATATTATTAATGGTCAGAAGATGTGGATAACCAATGGAGGAAAAGCTAATTGGTATTTCTTATTGGCTCGTTCTGATCTGGATCCAAAGACTCCTGCTAATAGAGCCTTTACTGGATTTATTGTGGAAGCAGATACCCCAGGAGTGCAGATTGGAAGAAAGGAATTGAATATGGGTCAGCGATGTTCAGATACAAGAGGAATTGTGTTTGAGGATGTGAGAGTgcctaaagaaaatgttttaattggtGAAGGAGCTGGTTTCAAAATTGCAATGGGAGCTTTTGATAAAACTAGACCTCCAGTAGCAGCTGGTCCTGTGGGACTAGCACAAAGAGCTTTGGATGAAGCTAACAAGTATGCCCTGGAGAGGAAAACTTTTGGAAAGCTGCTTGTAGAGCACCAAGGAATATCATTTTTGCTGGCTGAAATGGCAATGAAAGTTGAACTAGCTAGATTGAGTTACCAGAGAGCAGCTTGGGAGGTTAATTCGGGTTGCCGAAATACCTACTAAGCCTCTATAGCAAAGGCATTTGCTGCAGATATTGCAAATCAGTTAGCTGCTGATGCTGTGCAGATTTTTGGAGGCAATGGATTTAATACAGAATATCCTGTAGAAAAACTAATGAGGGATGCTAAGATCTATCAGATTTATGAAGGTACAGCACACATTCAAAGACTTATTATAGCCCGTGAACACATTGGCAggtataaaaattaaagagagcTATAGAAACATGATTAACTTTTGAGTGATTAGAACACAACCTACTGTTTAAGCTTCAAAGAAGAGAATGAGCTTTAAGACTTTTTCtgctaaaactttaaaataagtactCTTACACCAAACTCATGCAGCTGATTCTAATActaattttccaattttgtttaactttatgaCTTGCTTTTTCACAAAAAGATTAGGTTTCACTAAAGTTATGTGTGATCTTTAGTACTACTGTACTTGAATTAAATTAACCTAGAAAAGCACATTTGTTTTGTTACGTTAAGCACTTAAAGTAACAGAAGTTCTTTtgatttcaatatttttccaatgacatttttgaaaaatgggCTTATAAAAGTATTCAGAATGTTTCAAAATTTACATTGAGAAAGCATTATAGGATTTGGATGCCATCAGATAACTTGATAGTGTCTTTGTAGACTTAATGTATTGGGGGAGTTCATGTTGCTACAATTTGGAAagcatttgttttcagttttgtacAATAATACTAAAAAATTTGATGTTCATAATTCTCTCACCATATAATAACCAGAAGTTATTGAAAACCTGTTTAATTCTAAATCTGCATTTTACAtgccttatttagaaataaataaaatttgcctttaaaaaaaaaagaattagatttgCTGAGGAGAAACTTTGGCAAGCCTGGTTTGAGGAACAATTGAAAATCGCaaaggggggaggagtcaagatggcggagaagtagcaggctgagactactttgggtagcgggagatcagctaaatagcttatctaaagattgcaaacacctacaaatccaatgggagattgaagagaagaagaacagcaattccagaaacagaaaatcaaccactttctgcaaggtaggactggcggagaagtgaatccaaagcgacgggaagatagaccgtggggggaggggccggctcccggcgagcggcggagcaacagagcacaaaatcaggacttttaaaagtctgttccgctgagggacatcgcagaggcttaactggggtgaagcccaggcggggtcagcgcggcctcaggtcccgcagggtcgcagaaggatcgggggtgtctgagtgtcgcagagcttaccggtattagaacggggaagccggctacagagacagagccgaggagtgactctcagctcggggttgccttgaaccagtcgcaggctcggtcagctcagagcgcggccggaggccagggtgacgggagtcattggccaaagttctctgagggtgcactgaggagtggggccccgggctctcggctcctccgggccagagaccgggaggccgccatcttcattcccgtcctccggaactctatggaaagcgctcagggaataaaagctcccgaaagcaaacccagtaaacccgagcggattactcagcccggccctgggtaagggcggtgctactccgcctggggcaaagactgttgagaatcactacaacaggcccctcccccagaagatcaacgggaaacccagccaggaccaagttcacctaccgaggagtgcagtttcaataccaaggagagcggcggaattccagaggagaagaaagcaaagcacggaactcatggctttctccccatgattttttagccttgcagttagtttaatttttttttctttttctcttcttctgctaaatttttttttaacttttaccggtttcttttttaacgttttttaaatagtttatctaatatatatatatatttttcctctttttatagtttttctttattggctttcttttttaaaatagtttcttttttttttttctttttgaacccctttttatcccctttctcccccctcacaatttgggatctcttctgatttggctaaagcatattttcctggggttgttgccacccttttagtattttacttgctccttcataaactcttatctggacaaaatgacaaggtggaaaaattcacaacaaaaaaaaaagaacaagaggcagtaccaaaggctagggacctaatcagtacagacattggtaatatgtcagatatagagttcagaatgacgattctcaaggttctagccagtcttgaaaaaggcatggaagatattaaagcaaccctctcggagatataaaagccctctctggagaaataaaagaactaaaatctaaccaagttgaaataaaaaaagctattaatgaggtgcaatcaaaaatggaggctttcactgctaggataaatgaggcagaagaaagaattagtgatatagaagaccaaacgacagagaataaagaagctgagcaaaagagggacaaacagctactggaccacgaggggagaattcgagagataagtgacaccataagacgaaacaacattagaataattgggattccagaagaagaggaaacagagaggggagcagaaggcatattggagagaattattggagagaatttccccaatatggcaaagggaacaagcatcaaaattcaagaggttcagagaacccccctcaaaatcaataagaataggtccacaccccgtcacctaatagtaaaatttacaagtcttagtgacaaagaaaagatcctgaaagcagcccaggaaaagaagtctgtaacgtacaatggtaaaaatattagattggcagcagacttatccacagagacctggcaggccagaaagagctgacatgatatattcagagtaccaaatgagaaaaacatgcagccaagaatactatatccagctaggctatcattgaaaatagaaggagagattaaaagcttccaggacaaacaaaaactgaaagaatttgcaaataccaaaccagctctacaggaaatattgaaaggggtcctctaagcaaagagagaccctaaaagtagtagatcagaaagaaacagagacaatatacaataacagtccccttacaggcaatacaatggcactaaattcatatctctcaatacttaccctgaatgttaatgggctaaatgccccaatcaaaagacacagggtatcagaatggataaaaaagcaaaacccatctatatgttgctaaaagaaactcatcttaaacctgaagacacctccaggtttaaagtgagggggtggaaaagaatttaccatgctaatggacatcagaagaaagcaggagtggcaatccttatatcagatcaattagattttacaccaaagactataataagagatgaggaaggacactatatcatactcaaaggaactgtccaacaagaagatctaacaattttaaatatctatgcccctaacatgggagcagccaactatataaaccaattaataacaaaatcaaagaaacacatcgacaagaatacaataatagtaggggattttaacactcccctcactgaaatggacagatcatccaagcaaaagatcaacaaggaaataaaggccttaaatgacacactggaccagatggacatcacagatatattcagaacatttcatcccaaagcaacagaatacacattcttctctagtgcacatggaacattctccagaatagatcacattcttggtcctaaatcaagtctcaaccggtatcaaaagattgggatcattccctgcatattttcagaccacaatgctctgaagctagaactcaatcacaagaggaaatttggaaagaatccaaatacatggagactaaacagcatccttctaaagaatgaatgggtcaaccaggaaattaaagaagaattgaaaaaatttatggaaacaaatgataatgaaaacacaacggttcagaatctgtgggacacaacaaaggctgtcctgagaggaaaatatatagtggtacaagcctttctcaagaaacaagaaaggtctcagatacacaacctaaccctacacctaaagagctggagaaagaacaagaaagaaatcctaaacccagcaggagaagagaaatcataaagattagagcagaaatcaatgaaatagaaacaaacaaacaaacaaaaaacaatagaacaaatcaacgaaactaggagctggttctttgaaagaattaataagattgataaacccctggccagacttctcaaaaagaaaagagaaaggacccaaataaataaaatcatgaatgaaagaggagagatcacaacgaacaccaaagaaatacagacaattataagaacatactatgagcaactctacgccaacaaatttgacaatctggaagaaatggatgcattcctagagacatataaactaccacaactgaaccaggaagaaatagaaagcctgaacagacccataaccagtaaggagattgaaacagtcatcaaaaatctccaaacaaacaaaagccctgggccagatggcttcccgggggaattctaacaaacattgaaagaagaactaattcctattctcctgaaactgttccgaaaaatagaaatggaaggaaaacttccaaactcattttatgaggccagcatcaccttgatcccaaaaccagagaaggatcccaacaaaaaagagaactacagaccaatatctttgatgaatacagatgcaaaaattctcgccaaaatactagccaataggattcaacagtacattaaaaggattattcaccacgaccaagtgggatttattccagggctgcaaggttggttcaacatccacaaatcaatcaatgtgatacaacacattaataaaagaaagaacaagaaacatatgatactctccatagatgctgaaaaagcatttgacaaagtacagcatcccttcctgatcaaaactcttcaaagtgtagggatagaggacacatacctcaatattatcaaagccatctatgaaaaacccaccgcaaatatcattctcaatggagaaaaactgaaagcttttccgctaaggtcaggaacacggcagggatgtccgttatcaccactgctattcaacatagtactagaagtcctagcctcagcaatcagacaacaaaaggaaattaaaggcatccaaatcggcaaagaagaagtcaaactatcactctttgcagatgatatgatactatatgtggaaaacccaaaagactccactccaaaactgctagaacttgtacaggaattcagtaaagtgtcaggatataaaatcaatgcacagaaatcagttgcatttctctacaccaacgacaagacagaagaaagagaaattaaggagtccatcccatttacaattgcacccaaaactataagatacctaggaataaacctaaccaaagaagctaagaatctatactcagaaaactataaagtactcatgaaagaaattgaggaagacacaaagaaatggaaaaatgttccatgctcctggattggaagaataaatattgtgaaaatgtctatcctacctaaatcaatctacacatttaatgcgattcctatcaaagtaccatccattttttttcaaagaaatggaacaaataatcctaaaatttatatggaaccagaaaagacctcgaatagccaagggaatattgaaaaagaaagccaaagttggtggcatcacaattccggacttcaagctctattacaaagctgtcatcctcaagacagcatggtactggcacaaaaacagacacatagatcaatggaacagaatagagagcccagaaatggaccctcaactctatggtcaactcatcttcgacaaagcaggaaagaatgtccaatggaaaaaagacagcctcttcaataaatggttttgggaaaattggacagccacatgcagaaaaatgaaattggatcatttccttacaccacacacgaaaatagactcaaaatggatgaaggatctcaatgtgagaaaggaatccatcagaatcctcgaggagaacgcaggcagcaacctattcgacctcagccacagcaacatcttcctaggaacatcaccaaaggcaagggaagcaagggcaaaaatgaactattgggatttcatcaagatcaaaagcttttgcacagcaaaggaaacagttaacaaaaccaaaagacaactgacagaatgggagaagatatttgcaaatgacatatcagataaagggctagtgtccaaaatctatgaagtacttagcaaactcaacacccaaagaacaaataatccaatcaagaaatgggcagaggacacgaacagacatttctgcaaagaagacatccagatggccaacagacacatgaaaaagtgctccatatcactcggcatcagggaaatacaaatcaaaaccaccatgagatatcacctcacaccagtcagaatggctaaaattaacaagtcaggaaatgacatatgctggcgaggatgcggagaaaggggaaccctcctacactgttggtgggaatgcaagctggtgcaaccactctggaaaacaacatggaggttcctcaaaatgttgaaaatagaactaccctatcaccctgcaattgcactgctgggtatttaccctaaagatacaaacgtagtgatccaaaggggcacgtgcacccgaatgtttatagcagcaatgtctacaatagccaaactatggaaagaacctagatgtccatcaacagatgaatggataaagaagatgtggtatatatacacaatggaatactatgcagccatcaaaagaaatgaaatcttgccatttgcgacgacgtggatgtaactagagggtatcatgcttagcgaaataagtcaatcagagaaagacaactatcatatgatctccctgatatgagggagaggagatgcaacatggggggttgagggggtaggagaagagtaaatgaaacaagatgggattgggagggagacaaaccataagtgactcttaatctcacaaaacaaactgaaggttgatggggggagggggttgggagaggcagggtggggttatggatattatggagggtatgtgctatggtgagtgctgtgaagtgtgtaaacctggcgattcacagacctgtacccctggggataaaaatatatgtttataaagctgtaaaaaaaaaaaaagaaagaaaaaagaaaggatgaatacccaagttttgtagcaacatggacgggactggaagagattatgctgagtgaaataagtcaagcagagagagtcaattatcatatggtttcacttatttgtggagcataacaaatagcatggaggacaaggggagatggagaggagaagggagttgagggaaattggaaggggaggtgaaccatgagagactatggactctgaaaaacgatctgagaattttgaaggggtggggtgtgggaggttgggggcaccaggtggtgggtattgtagagggcacggattgcatggagcactgggtgtggtgcaaaaataatgaatactgttatgctgaaaaaataaaaaaattaaagaaaaaaagaaaatcgcACAGGGTTCATGtggaaaataattattctgaataagaaagagaaagatgttcTGGTTGTTCTGGAAGGTGGTCGGAAGAgaatgaggaaagaagagaaagaggcacaCCAGGGATAATATGAAAGATTGACTGAGTGTTCATCACAGTGGCCTTTCCTGTAACTCTCCCTAACCCCAATCTCTAGTCAGGTTAATGAACCCACACAAAActggattttctttgtttttggataAAATGTTGAAGGGGTGAGTCTCACATGCAGATTGATGTAATCAAAACAAGACACAAGGTAGATTCAGGAGTTGGAGAAAAGAAGCACACATGAACATGTTTGTATGATAAGTAGGGAGATAGCAGTGGGTACTTTAAACAGGTGATCACTGAGAAACTGGGGATCAGAGGCAAATTTACCTATATATGCAAGAGATAGAAGCTGACCAGATGATATCTGGGTTATATATGGTTTTTCTGCAGAGGTCTGAGAACGTTTCACATTTTCCTGTTTGCATACGACACACAAGAGTACTAATACAATAAAGTCTAGTACAAATGATTTATGCAAGTTCTTGTAAGATCTCATTTGCTACTTGCCTCATTGatatacatttctaaaaatatttcagggaaTATGGGAGACATATTTGCCTCTCAAATTTGCTTAAGACCATTAAACTCCTGTAATTTTATATCACTATATGTCCTATACATATATGGATTCTAGTTCTTGAGAGGCTGTCTTTGACCAAATCTCATAATCTGAAACAGTTTTCTCAGGGCCTTCTTTATCTCCTTATTCCGGAGGCTATAGATCAAGGGATTGAAAAATGGAGTCatcacagaataaaataaagtcacaatTTTCTGGATCCCTGCTGGATTTCCTGCTGTTGGGCTCACGTACATCACCATGATAGAGCCATAGAATAGGGACACCACAGCAAGATGGGAGCCACATGTGGAGAAGGCCTTATGCCGACCTTCTGCTGAGGGGACCCTCAGCACAGATCTGATCAGCAGAGTATAGGAGCTGGTAATGAAGAGGAAGGTGGAGAAAATGAGGACTGAGTTAAAGATGGCACAGAT includes the following:
- the LOC125105476 gene encoding LOW QUALITY PROTEIN: medium-chain specific acyl-CoA dehydrogenase, mitochondrial-like (The sequence of the model RefSeq protein was modified relative to this genomic sequence to represent the inferred CDS: inserted 1 base in 1 codon; substituted 1 base at 1 genomic stop codon), whose amino-acid sequence is MNTHIPESCGGLGLGIFDACLITEELAYGCTGXQTAIEANSLGQMPLFIAGNDQQQKKYLGRLAEEPLMCAHCITEPVAGSDVAGIKTKAERKGDEYIINGQKMWITNGGKANWYFLLARSDLDPKTPANRAFTGFIVEADTPGVQIGRKELNMGQRCSDTRGIVFEDVRVPKENVLIGEGAGFKIAMGAFDKTRPPVAAGPVGLAQRALDEANKYALERKTFGKLLVEHQGISFLLAEMAMKVELARLSYQRAAWEVNSGCRNTYXASIAKAFAADIANQLAADAVQIFGGNGFNTEYPVEKLMRDAKIYQIYEGTAHIQRLIIAREHIGRYKN